From the genome of Penaeus chinensis breed Huanghai No. 1 chromosome 13, ASM1920278v2, whole genome shotgun sequence:
GGATGAAACTATTGCTGCCCAGCATCCCTGCTCTCTGACAGATCACTTAACAGGGCAGGCAATGTTAGGAATTGCAAATATGCTTATGCATTGAAAATGTCGACCTATCTTATACGAAAATAAATACGTTCTCCTATGTATATTCACATGCTATGACATCTGGCAATAAATGCCACGTCTTATTACAAGAAATAAACATACAATTATCTATTTTCGTATAGAAACGCACAATATCTGAGACGTTATTCGAGCACGAAAGACGAGCGATCATAGGAGACAGAAAGTTTTCGGATCGCAAGATATGCTCCTCGAAACAGATGTGAAATAattcatacaaaacacacatgtaACAGTTCCAATGAGAACTGGTCAGTATAGCAGACTGGCTTAGGCAGAACAGTCttggcaatgataatgagaatatacatatatcttagacTACGAGAAATATCCACGTATACGACGCACTGTCTGGTGGTCCTATTATCTAAACTATATACAATACAAGGTATCACAGCTTCTAGTTGACTTACAATCCATCCATACCGATAAGTGTTTTTCCattctctttgttccttttctcATGCTATATCGCAGTGATGGTAATTTACACCACGTCAAGTTGAAGCCATACAAGTTTCTTCTGAAATTCTTTCCAGGGTCCAAGAGACTGGtttcaaaaagaaatatatgtattctgCCAACCTCTTTTGTCCGTATATAATTGCTGATGACTGAAGCAATAACATGAAAGACACTGTAGCGCTGCGCCACACCATACGAGGATCATGCAGTCCAGTTGAGACTTGAAACTTAAAACTCAACTCGACTTTCACACCTTTCCCTCAAGTTATTTTTCGTGATTCCGTCCGTTTCCGGAGTTCCAGTACTTTGTCACACTCCTTCGAATGGTGGAGGATTACGGCCATTCAGGGAACTCCTTTATCACACCTTCTATGTCATTTTATTTATCACTGCAGGCAGTCACAACACCTGTCCATAGATAATCACATATCACGCTGCAAACGCATTGCCACTATCAGACAAACGAGCCTTTCAGAACATTTCGCGCTTGAATTCAAACTTATACTGGATGCACTTCTCCCTCAGAACGCCCACCAATGCCGGAGGACCACAGTAGAACACGCACACCTTCCCTATCCGAGACTCTCGTATACCCTGGAACACCtgtgaaaaaaatcaatatgaGAAGTAATTTCTCTAGAGATATTTCTAAAAatggattttttcttttcctcgcaGATTAGTGCAGCGCCCAAAGCTTACCTTGTCCCAGTCAGGTCTGCCATGccggatggaagaggagagagggaggtttggACTGAGGGGGGCAGGGCCGGTCTTGTACAAGTGCAGACTGAGGAAAGCCTCCATTGCGGCGCCCACCACGCGCTGCTCTTCCTCTAATGCCGCCAGGACTTCTAGGAACCATTCGAAGCTGCCCAGGTCGCGATTTACCCACATGAAATCCACCTGTGTTGGTGCAGGGCGGGGAATTACAAATGaaagacacatatacatttatatatatatatatatatatatatatatatatatatatgtatatatatatgtatatatgtatgtatatatatgtatgtatatatatatatgtatatatatatatatgtatatatatgtatatatgtatgtatatatatgtatatatatatatatatatatatatatatatatatatatatatatatatatatatatatatatacagtatacatacattattgccTGATCCAAACACAAAGGATTTTCCCAAATTTTAAAGAAATGCAAAGTGGAACTGAGCTTACATCCTCATGGCGAATAACgggaatatacgtatatatattctagttatagtatgtaccatatatatatatatatatatatacacacatatatatatatttgtatgtatgcatgtatagtaaatggtatatattgagagagattcATTGGCAGATAGATTGgcagcaaacagatagatagatggatagataaatagacagacagctagatagatagttagagagctTACCTTACGCAGCTTCCTGAGTGTGGCGGGCAGCGCCACACAGCTATGCACATGGCAATGTGGGCACGGTGCCTTTGCTGCTCGGTATCTGAAAAAGGAACGACGTCAGTGACAGCTCCTCAACAAGCAACCAAATATGTTTTGAAATTTgtaaacaaacgaagaaaagagacACTGTTCCTGACCTCATCATAACACTTTGCAGAATGGAGGCGAAGGGCGTGACCCCGATGCCGGCTCCGATGAGCACCGCGTGGCTCACGGAGAAGATCCTCGTGGAGGGCGTCCCGTAAGGCCCGTCGACGTACACCTGGAGCGCGGTCAAGGATGTTACACGAACTatgttatgtaagtatataaaacaCGACAGAAAaactacatttgtatatacatatatgtatatatatacatatatatatgcataaatgtgtgtgtgtgtgtgtgtgtgtgtgtgtgtgtgtgtgtgtgtgtgtgtgtgtgtgtgtataatatatatatatgtatatatatatatatatatatatatatatataaatatgtaatatatatatatgtatatatatgtatatatttatatatattctttatcattcatttatttatacatatacacatatattatgtatatacacatatacacatatatatataaataaatacacacacacacacacatatatatttatatatatatatatatatatatatatatatatatatacacatttatatatatgtgtgtgtgtatatatatttatatattatatatattatatatgtatatatattaacaaataaatatgtaaatctataaatatatgtatatatatacacacacacacacacacacatatatatatatatatatatatatatatatatatatatatatatgcatacacacacacacacacacacacacacacacacacacacacacatatatatatataattatatatatataaggatacacacacacacacacacacacacacacacacacacacacacatatacacacacacacatatatatatatatatatatatatatatatgtggagctccacacacacacacacacacacacacacacacacacacacacacacacacacacacacacacacacacacacacacacacagacacacacacacacacacacacacacacacacacacacacacacacacaattatatatatatatatatatatatatatatatatatatgtacacacatatacacatagacacatctctgtatgtttgcatgtatcatCAGACCCTAATCCTCTAGTTTATTTTGTGTAACTATGGTTGTTTCCAATAGAAACACATgatgtttcttttttaataatcattattttgatatcatttcAGTTTGTCTTGGGCATCCAACCACTCACCTCAACAGCCCTTTTGTTCTTCGCCGGTGTAATCTGCACCTTCTGAGATGGCGAAGAAGTTATCGTGTTCGCGCCGCTCTGCTGGCTCTCGCGCAAGGAACTCAGGCTGGAGTTGCTGCCGCCGAGCGACGAGTGCTTGGACCCAAACTGCAGGCCCTGTAGCGGCCACGCAAGTTCGGCCTTCAGGGTACTGAGACTCGAAAGACTTGAGGACTTCTTCCGCTCGAGTCTGTAATTGGCGTCGGCAGTGGACGAAGGGCAGCGCGCTTCCTCGCAGCCGCCCATGGCGGGTTTCCTCTCCGTTGCCTCCACGGACAGCATGGCCGGCCGCCCAAACACGCTCATCTTCCTGTTGAATTCCAGGAGGTTGTTGATGTAGCGGCCGCCGCGGCCGTCTgactccttctcttccacctcaatCACGGTGTCctgtttctgctcctcctcttggCTGGGTATAAAGGCAGGGTTCGGAATACCTTCCGAGGAAGACTTCACCTTGTCTTCAATCCAGGCCTCGTTTTCCTCCTGCGAAACCGGGGCCGGAGGTTCCGTGTGGAACATGTCGTACAGACGTCGCGTCCACTCGCCCACCGACCGGATGTGTACCGTGAATACGTCTGCCGTAAAACCGGTTAATTAGGCTACAGTAAATAATAAACTGTGCGATAATTACTGTTGTGTCAGTGTTTCAATGTTGACTGCATACGGAAATaacttgttgttgttgcatttgaTTTGTTTGTATCTACTCATTACAGCTTTCTAAACGGAAAGGTTTCATGCAAGAGTTTTAGTCCCCCGTGGAAGCGTCATTCCCCGTCCGCCCGCCTGATTACCTTCCTGCTCGGGCGCCGAAGATATGGTGAACGGATGCCACTCGTAGCGGGCAATGGCCGGCACTCGCAGGTACACGTACTCGCCGGGTTGGAACTCGAAGTCCTTCGGCCTGCGGATCGTCAGCCTCACGACCTGCCGAAGAGGAAAGGCCTCAtcagaaagacatacacacatgcatatgggcaacaaagaaatacagacgtgcgcgcgcacacacacacacacacacacacacacacacacacacacacacatacacacacacacacacacacacacatacacacacacatacacacacacacacacacacacacaaacacacacacacacacacacacacacacacacgcacacacgcacacacgcacacacacacacacacacacacacacacaaacacgcacacacacacacacacaacacacacacacacacacacacacacactcacacacacacacactcacacacacacacacacacacacacacacacacacacacgcacacacgcacacacgcacacacgcacacacacacacacacacacacacaaacacgcacacacacacacacacaaacacacacacacacacacacacacactcacacacacacacactcacacacacacacacacacacacacacacacacacacaaacacacacacacacacacacacacacacacacacacacacacacacacacacacacagacatatatatacgaggaggcttcaaaaagttcttgaaaaagtccataactaaaaatcaatcatatggaaggattttgatttcaatgcccCTGAACATCGTTGCAGCAACATGTTATAACACATTCAAACATGaatccttaaatgcaggtaataactcCTCAATTGGAAGAGGTCAAAATCgtggccaggacaaacattaaattcatgttgaaactcggttgggagaacaggcaaatcattgacgttctggaacaagtttatgatgACAaaaccccaaagaaatcaacaacctatgtatatacaaacatatatatgtatatatatagatatatatctacacacacatacgtatatatatatatacagatatatatgtatatacatatataaacacgatatatatatatacatatatatttatatatattagaggaAGCAGGGCGTCTGGTCATTTATATAACAAAAACGCAAAGACCTATTCAAAATTGAAAACTTGAATAAATTACGGGAAAACTATTTAAAGATTTCACTGTTAATGGAGGAAAGGTATTCATTAAGGCTAGGTTTCAATTTCcaaatccatagaatgtttaaGTCCAAATCTGATTGggaggattattttttttcagagGATTTTTGATTGAGGACTATGTGGGGTTTGAAAGTTTTAATCCCTTATTTTTATGGTTAGTATATTGTGCTCTTACATTAAAATGAACTCATTAGCATCTTTAGATTCTAAACATATATCTTAACTTGTACAATACAATGTTATGCAAAGTAAATGTACTGCTTTGACCTGCCGGCTTGTTGCACTGATAACACTTGGGTTTTGATCTTTCAGTAATTTACCATCTATGTCAATGTTACCACCTTAATAAGTTTCCTGATATGATGCTTTCTCTTTTAATGTGCCTATGTCTTACATTACGATAAAAAAAATTTGCTGTatctaatgaaaattaaaatgtctTGATTTTACccttttatcgttattttattgtttccatttcatttctattttatatAGTCCTATAAAGTTTCTTGTCAAGTTACATAGCACTTCACAGTTGATGTTATTTTGGGTTCAAAAGTATTCTGTAAATTTAACTCATTCATCATTTCCTTGATTTGTATGATATTAAGTTCACTATAATAATCCATGATCTCTTAGATTACCTgtattaatatattgcataattCTTGGGTTAATCATGATCTATGAGCTTTTTTTTCTACAAAGAAATGTCTGTGACATAAGTGTGTCTATGACTATATTAAACATTTGTATGTTTAAACCTCTTTACAGTTATTGCACACTGAAGATGAGTGTTGGAGACTCGAAACGTTTGTGTTTTGAAGtttaattaaaagaagaaagaggttatgatgttttgtgtatatatatacacacatatacatatatatacacatatacatacatatatatgtgtgatttatCTATAATACTGCCACAATATAAGTAAATTATCATCAGTTTCTTTGCAATTACTATTTCGTGTCGGTCATATTGGCAGTTTACTGATAACTGTGGCGCCATGAAACTAGTAAGTTTCCTTTGAAAGCAGTTTGAAAAAGCTTGGTTTGGTTACGAAACCAaactaagagaaagatagatagatagatagatagggtgatAAGAAAGGACAGAGCCAGAGGCTGAAAGAGTCAATGAGACCAATATCAAGATAGTATCGATGCAAAGACAGAATTGACAGCAAGATATAAATAAAGGCTAGGGTTGAGACAAAAATCAAGGCTTAGACTAAACCTGAGAACGAAACTGAGACGAGGAAGCACCTAAAATTGAAACTGAGATAGTCGGGGTCAGAAGCAGATGCTGGAGATGAAACTGAGTGTATAATAGAGACATTATACAGAGCAGAAACTTAGAGTGAGGATGTGAGCGAGGCAGCCGCCGAGACGAGACAGCGGATGACTCTGCTAGTAGatcagacagagagtgagacagacagacccaaTCTCTTGATCATAAATCAAGAGATTGGTTGAGACAGAAAACGAGCCACACAGAGAATGAAAGGAATATTTGACCTACAATGTATATTTACAACATATACGGTCACCTTTGAGGGCAGAGTGTTGCCGGAGATTATGGCGGTCTGGCCCCGCGGAGAGCACACCTGGGCCACTCGCAGGCAAGTTTCCATGAGGAAGGCTGTTCCGGGCAGTAAGAGCCACTTCCAGAAGTTTGGTCCATGCAGCACAGTTAACACCCAGAAGGGCAGCGACAGCAAGTGTGTCCAATAAAAAATCTTACAAGAAAAACAGTGAAAAAGGTTATTACATGACAGTGACAGATTGATGAAACATTCGGTGATCTTTCAAGTTTTGATATTTCTTTCAATGAACTCATCGTCACTCACCTTAGGGTACAGCATGTAGGAGAACAGTCAGCGACAAACCTTACCTCAAAATAACCTGATTTCCTGACTATACGATGGCTAAAGGCAACGATGATGAATAGCAAGACCAGAAGTGCGACGCCCGTTGGGTTCGCGAGGCCGCCCACCCAGCCGATGCCAAGACTGGTGTCCCACATGTAGTTCCAGACACTGATGCCCGTCGTGTCGCTCAGTGTCACTGCGGAGGCACGTAAACAGGCTTGTACCGGTGCAGCTACGAAGGCGCCAACGCCACCTCGCGGCGGAGGCGCTGGCTGCATATGGCAGTATATCAAACTTACGCATGCACTGCACACGTTTCACTTTTTGTCAGAGAATCTTTTCATCATCAAACTTAAATACTTTATTCGCTGTGGTAGCTCTTAATAAGATTGAAAAAATCTatagtactgttgttgtttctCTCAGCTCATATTTAGTAGTATTGCATGCAGACTCTTTGGACTAATTGTTTCTCACTAAATGGAAATGGGCGACGGGAGAAGATAGTCTTCCTCCGCGTGAAATAATGAACCCTGCGGAAGTAATGATTGCAGCCTCTGCTTTCAATTCTAAGAGTGGAATCGCTTATCATTGCTGAATACtaattgcgcgcgcgcgcgtgtgtgtgtgtgtgtgtgtgtgtgtgtgtgtgtgtgtgtgtgtgtgtgtgtgtgtgtgtgtgtgtgtgtgtgtaaacacacacataggtatatgtattatgtatttttatatatatatatatcaaatatgtatgtatatatgtatatatatacatatacatatatatactcatatatatacaatatatatatacatatatttatatacacagtgaaaaagaaatatgcaaataatggATGGTTTCCTCTCATTTTGGGCAGCGGTTATATATGAAGGGATTTAGCACACGAATGTCGATGAGGCAGCATGCATTCCTCCAGCTGTTTCCCGAAGGACCAAAACTGGAGCTGTAAAAGAGCAGATGACTTACCTGAAGCCGACGGAGAGCATCAGCTTGGAAAAGGGTCTAGATCTCTCCTGCTTCTCTAGCTTACCAGAGAAAACGTTCTCTTATACAGGAATAACTTGTACAGATTTGACAAGAATGATATCATAAGAAATACGAGAGCATTTTTCTCTCTAGGAAAGACAGGGtcagaagaagaagtaaaggctTGTGGAAATAAAGGAGATCTTATCGATCAATAAAAGGGATGCTGAGCGATGGGCTTGGAAGTGACAGTACTGCATTTGATGATTTTGCTCATTTCGTCTTCAAAGATACGATTTTCCTTCTGCGCGAGCTGTGGCTCCCAACCGATTTCCGCGGGAGAATGTCAAGGAAACTTATTCACTTCGCTAAGCCGATTACATGACTTTCtcggcaacaacaacaagtaataacaagataatgataaaaataacaataagaataaaaaacggTAATGGCGAAACTTTCATCAGTCATGATAAATGATAGCAAaatggataacaaaaataataacaacaacgagaaATATGATCTTTTCTGACGTGAGCagaaggcagagggaaggaagagggggggcggaaggggggggggatgctgagaACCACTGGCAGAAAGAAACATCCAGGTGCAGAATCGCAAATATCAGATTGCTAAAGTCTGTAGTGAAACTGTCTCATGAAATAAGCCTCACAACAGTCGAATTAGCTAGAACGGtaaatgttttaatatattttgaaaaaactACAATGATACATGAGCTGTAACTGAGTTCTAATTGCTGGCAATGACAAAGTAATTTGGCAACGCTCATGTGGAAAGagtttacgcacacacgcacacacacacacaaagagggagagaaaatgcgatagagagaaagagagagagagagagcgagagagagagacagagagagagagagagaacaagaaatatatatatatatatgtatatatatatatatatatatatatagagagagagagagagagagaggggcagtgagaaagaggcagagagagagacatagagataatgagagagagagaatgagagagagagaataagagagagagaatgagagagagagagagcgagagagagagagagagagagagagagagagagagagagagagagagagagagagagagagagagggagagagagagagagagagggacagagggacagagagagagggacagagggatagagagagagggac
Proteins encoded in this window:
- the LOC125031909 gene encoding NADPH oxidase 5-like isoform X2, which codes for MYFGSPRMRFLEVSLEDERKRDDPTSLRTIFRRRIMWSRNNAATVAFSFLFVGANMGLFLSRAYQYSHTNLLEMGARACGQCLNLDCALLLLLILRRSVTRLRNSCLGRLFPCDQHVHFHKMAGWTVFFFSILHTLFHLANFVTLSDTTGISVWNYMWDTSLGIGWVGGLANPTGVALLVLLFIIVAFSHRIVRKSGYFEIFYWTHLLSLPFWVLTVLHGPNFWKWLLLPGTAFLMETCLRVAQVCSPRGQTAIISGNTLPSKVVRLTIRRPKDFEFQPGEYVYLRVPAIARYEWHPFTISSAPEQEDVFTVHIRSVGEWTRRLYDMFHTEPPAPVSQEENEAWIEDKVKSSSEGIPNPAFIPSQEEEQKQDTVIEVEEKESDGRGGRYINNLLEFNRKMSVFGRPAMLSVEATERKPAMGGCEEARCPSSTADANYRLERKKSSSLSSLSTLKAELAWPLQGLQFGSKHSSLGGSNSSLSSLRESQQSGANTITSSPSQKVQITPAKNKRAVEVYVDGPYGTPSTRIFSVSHAVLIGAGIGVTPFASILQSVMMRYRAAKAPCPHCHVHSCVALPATLRKLRKVDFMWVNRDLGSFEWFLEVLAALEEEQRVVGAAMEAFLSLHLYKTGPAPLSPNLPLSSSIRHGRPDWDKVFQGIRESRIGKVCVFYCGPPALVGVLREKCIQYKFEFKREMF
- the LOC125031909 gene encoding NADPH oxidase 5-like isoform X1 — its product is MMRQESRMRFLEVSLEDERKRDDPTSLRTIFRRRIMWSRNNAATVAFSFLFVGANMGLFLSRAYQYSHTNLLEMGARACGQCLNLDCALLLLLILRRSVTRLRNSCLGRLFPCDQHVHFHKMAGWTVFFFSILHTLFHLANFVTLSDTTGISVWNYMWDTSLGIGWVGGLANPTGVALLVLLFIIVAFSHRIVRKSGYFEIFYWTHLLSLPFWVLTVLHGPNFWKWLLLPGTAFLMETCLRVAQVCSPRGQTAIISGNTLPSKVVRLTIRRPKDFEFQPGEYVYLRVPAIARYEWHPFTISSAPEQEDVFTVHIRSVGEWTRRLYDMFHTEPPAPVSQEENEAWIEDKVKSSSEGIPNPAFIPSQEEEQKQDTVIEVEEKESDGRGGRYINNLLEFNRKMSVFGRPAMLSVEATERKPAMGGCEEARCPSSTADANYRLERKKSSSLSSLSTLKAELAWPLQGLQFGSKHSSLGGSNSSLSSLRESQQSGANTITSSPSQKVQITPAKNKRAVEVYVDGPYGTPSTRIFSVSHAVLIGAGIGVTPFASILQSVMMRYRAAKAPCPHCHVHSCVALPATLRKLRKVDFMWVNRDLGSFEWFLEVLAALEEEQRVVGAAMEAFLSLHLYKTGPAPLSPNLPLSSSIRHGRPDWDKVFQGIRESRIGKVCVFYCGPPALVGVLREKCIQYKFEFKREMF
- the LOC125031909 gene encoding NADPH oxidase 5-like isoform X3; amino-acid sequence: MVVTGTGGDVTLSDTTGISVWNYMWDTSLGIGWVGGLANPTGVALLVLLFIIVAFSHRIVRKSGYFEIFYWTHLLSLPFWVLTVLHGPNFWKWLLLPGTAFLMETCLRVAQVCSPRGQTAIISGNTLPSKVVRLTIRRPKDFEFQPGEYVYLRVPAIARYEWHPFTISSAPEQEDVFTVHIRSVGEWTRRLYDMFHTEPPAPVSQEENEAWIEDKVKSSSEGIPNPAFIPSQEEEQKQDTVIEVEEKESDGRGGRYINNLLEFNRKMSVFGRPAMLSVEATERKPAMGGCEEARCPSSTADANYRLERKKSSSLSSLSTLKAELAWPLQGLQFGSKHSSLGGSNSSLSSLRESQQSGANTITSSPSQKVQITPAKNKRAVEVYVDGPYGTPSTRIFSVSHAVLIGAGIGVTPFASILQSVMMRYRAAKAPCPHCHVHSCVALPATLRKLRKVDFMWVNRDLGSFEWFLEVLAALEEEQRVVGAAMEAFLSLHLYKTGPAPLSPNLPLSSSIRHGRPDWDKVFQGIRESRIGKVCVFYCGPPALVGVLREKCIQYKFEFKREMF